A genomic stretch from Desulfotignum balticum DSM 7044 includes:
- a CDS encoding cytochrome ubiquinol oxidase subunit I encodes MDPVFLSRLQFAAATMFHFLFVPLTLGLSVLIAYMETKYARTGDKTYLRMTKFWGKLFLINFALGVVTGITLEFQFGTNWSRYSAYVGDIFGSLLAIEASVAFFLESTFIGIWIFGWKKLSAKAHAGVMWLVALAGNLSAVWILMANGFMQNPVGYVIKDGRAELESFMALITNKHGLLEIIHVVPASLLLASFFIMGVSAWHLLRKQHLPVFERSFRIGLVVGLVMALFTAFTGDLHGINVSKTQPAKLAAMESHWETQTRAPLVLFAIPDQENEKNLIEIGAIPGILSFLGFHDFNAKVTGLLDIPKDERPPVLPTFVGFRTMVGLGTLFILLTIYGWFKRNNLTENPTYLKIMLFAIPLPYIAMEMGWIVSEVGRQPWIVYGLMRTAEAVSPISTTQVFISLTGFILVYGLLGLVGFYLMAKTVKQGPEAAN; translated from the coding sequence ATGGACCCGGTTTTTTTATCCCGACTGCAGTTTGCCGCAGCCACCATGTTCCATTTTCTGTTTGTTCCCCTGACCCTGGGGCTTTCGGTTCTCATCGCATACATGGAAACCAAATACGCCCGGACCGGGGATAAAACCTATCTTCGAATGACCAAATTCTGGGGCAAGCTGTTTTTGATCAATTTTGCCCTGGGCGTGGTCACGGGCATTACCCTGGAGTTTCAGTTCGGTACCAACTGGTCACGATATTCCGCCTATGTGGGGGATATTTTCGGATCTTTGCTGGCCATCGAGGCATCGGTGGCTTTTTTTCTGGAATCCACCTTTATCGGCATCTGGATTTTCGGGTGGAAGAAACTGTCCGCCAAGGCTCATGCCGGGGTGATGTGGCTGGTGGCCCTGGCCGGGAACCTGTCGGCCGTGTGGATCCTGATGGCCAACGGATTCATGCAGAACCCGGTGGGATATGTGATCAAAGACGGCCGGGCTGAACTGGAGAGTTTCATGGCCCTGATCACCAACAAACACGGGTTGCTGGAAATCATTCATGTGGTACCGGCATCCCTGTTGCTGGCCTCGTTCTTTATCATGGGCGTGTCTGCCTGGCACCTGCTGAGAAAACAGCATCTGCCCGTGTTTGAACGCTCGTTTCGCATCGGTTTGGTGGTGGGACTGGTCATGGCCTTATTCACCGCGTTCACCGGGGACCTGCACGGGATCAATGTGTCCAAGACCCAACCGGCCAAACTGGCGGCCATGGAATCCCACTGGGAAACCCAGACCCGGGCCCCACTGGTGCTGTTTGCCATCCCGGATCAGGAAAACGAAAAAAATCTCATTGAAATTGGTGCCATTCCCGGTATCTTGAGTTTTCTCGGGTTTCATGATTTCAATGCAAAAGTCACGGGATTGCTGGATATCCCCAAAGATGAACGGCCCCCGGTTTTGCCCACGTTTGTCGGATTTAGAACCATGGTGGGCTTAGGCACCCTGTTCATCCTGCTCACGATTTACGGATGGTTCAAACGCAACAACCTGACGGAAAACCCCACTTACCTGAAAATCATGCTGTTTGCCATTCCATTGCCTTACATTGCCATGGAAATGGGATGGATCGTTTCCGAGGTGGGCCGGCAGCCCTGGATCGTGTATGGACTGATGCGCACGGCTGAGGCGGTCTCTCCCATCTCCACCACCCAGGTGTTCATTTCGCTGACGGGATTCATTCTGGTGTACGGCCTGTTAGGGCTGGTGGGATTCTACCTGATGGCCAAAACAGTCAAACAAGGCCCTGAAGCCGCCAACTGA